The following coding sequences are from one Rutidosis leptorrhynchoides isolate AG116_Rl617_1_P2 chromosome 11, CSIRO_AGI_Rlap_v1, whole genome shotgun sequence window:
- the LOC139874384 gene encoding uncharacterized protein, which yields MVDSIILNVYGPHNDQLKHKFWDSLDNIMQVDIDDWVICGDFNEVRRRAERKNCEYIESRAKMFNNFIEKVNLIEIPLGGMKFTRISDDGLKYSKLDRFLISEACYASWDGISACTLDRDYSDHCPIILKDKNNDFGPKPIRIFNNWFEDEKCDD from the coding sequence ATGGTGGACTCTATTATATTAAACGTTTATGGGCCACATAATGATCAATTGAAACACAAATTTTGGGATAGTCTTGACAATATTATGCAGGTGGATATTGACGATTGGGTTATCTGTGGCGATTTTAATGAAGTAAGGCGAAGAGCGGAAAGGAAAAATTGCGAATATATCGAAAGTAGAGCAAAGATGTTCAACAATTTCATTGAGAAGGTTAATCTCATTGAAATTCCATTGGGGGGAATGAAGTTTACTAGGATTAGTGACGACGGTTTGAAATATAGTAAACTTGACAGGTTCTTAATCTCGGAAGCGTGTTATGCATCATGGGATGGAATTTCTGCATGTACTCTCGATAGGGATTACTCCGACCATTGCCCCATCATTTTGAAGGACAAGAATAATGACTTCGGGCCGAAACCTATTAGGATTTTCAACAATTGGTTCGAAGATGAAAAATGTGACGATTAG